The genomic region ACATCTTGGTAATACAAAAATTCTTCTTAAGAGTTCTCCTAAAGTATTATGTATTTCTTGCCATATTAATGCTTATGTACAAAAAGAAAATTCACTTTATGTTCATCCTAAAAGAGATAATTGTATTGAATGTCATAAAGGACATGGGGCTAATAATCCTTCCATGTTAAAAGGTGATGGCAATCAGGTTTGTTCTAGATGTCATAAAACTCAAGGTAAATTTTCTCATCCCGTTGGAGATAAGGTTTTAGATCCCAGAAATGGTCAGCCTATTACTTGTATTACTTGTCATGAACCTATGGGAACTAATTTTAAGTATGAATTAAAATTGAGTGGAGAGGCTGCTTTATGTGTAGAATGTCACAAAAATTATTAATAATATTGTGTACATTGTTTTTTATTTCTCTGGTTTTTAAAATAGAAAAAGCTTTTTCGTATAAATTTCATTATCAATTTTCTCTTTTAAAAGATACTGATAATAGTTCTTTAAAGCAGCCTCTTTCTGTTTTTGTTGATACTAAAGTTAAAAGAATTTATGTATCTGATGCCGCTAGAAATCGTTTAATTTCTTATGATTTTGCCGGATCTCCTTTAAAAGAGTTTACCGCTGCAGGACAACTAAAGGGCCCTATCTTTATGGTTAAAGATTCTTCTGGGTGCCTTTGGATTATAGAAAGACCCCTTAATGTCTTAACCTTTGTAGATCTAAAAGCTAAAAAATTTAAGAGACGTTTATTAAAATACAAAAATTTTACTCTTTTGCCAGCGCGACTTGCTTTGTGGAGGAATCATCTTTTTGTCTTAGATCAATTCAGCGGATTGATATATCTGGTCGACACTAATTTGATAGAGGCTAATAAGATTATTGGGCTCCCAAAATTAAAGGATTTTAAAGGTTTTATCGATATAAAAGTTAAAAAAAATAGATTATTTGCTCTAGAAAACGGGGGAAAGCGATTGTTTGCCTTTGATTTAAATAAGGGAACTCAGCAAATATTATATTTAAAGGGGGCAAATAGTGTACTCCCTGTATCCTTTGATATTGATGACCATAATAATATCTATCTTTTAGATAGAGATTTAAAAAAGATACTAGTTTTTTCTTCTAAAGGGATTTTCAGAAAATCCTTTTTAAAAGAAGGATTTAGAATGGGACAGGTTCGTTATCCTTCTTATTTAGTAATTTCTGGATCAAGGCTTTATATAGTTGATGAAGGGAATGGAAGGATAGATATTTGGGGGCTTTAAGTGTTAAAGTCTAACTTTTTAAAAAAAGTATTTAGGCTCCGCAAAAGTGAATCGTGTTTTAAGTGTTTTAGAAGCGTTACAAGAAGATATGACTTACTATCATTTGTTTGCAAATACGGAGGAGAAAACAGGAGTTCAAAAATTATTTTTTATTTTATGTTCTTCATAATAATAATTAACATATTTGTTCTCCTTTATCCTTCTTCAGGTCTATCTAAAATAAAAAGTGGTCTTCCTTGTTCTGCTTGTCATACCATGCATTATTCTCAACATGGTGGAATTTTAACAAATTGGGGAGAGTCTGGTCCGTATAAGGCGTTAGTAATTAATGATTGTCTTGGCTGTCATACTGGCACTAATGATGGAACTAATTATATACCTTATGTACTTTCAACCAGTCCTCCGGATTATTCTAATGCTGGGATATCAGGAAATACATTAGCTGGTGGTAATTTTTACTGGGTATCTCAGGGACAAGAGGATAGAGGTCATAACGTAAAACCTTTTCCTCCCGATTCTGTTTACGGATATACTCCACCAGGTGGTAGTCCTTTGTCAACTCAGCTTTCCTGCGCAGGGGCCAACGGATGTCACGGGGATAGAAGTAAGCAGGGAGATTTTGAAGCTATTTTGGGGGCCCACCATGCCGATGATGATATTATTGATGGAAACACTGTAGGAACTAGTTATCGTTTTTTGTTAGGAATCAAAGGATATGAAGATCCTAAGTGGGAATATAAGCCCGATGTTTTTTCTCATAACCAGTACAAAGGGGTAGATCGCATTTCAGAGACAGAAATAGATTCTTCTACTATAAGTTATTTTTGTGCTCAATGTCATGGCGACTTCCATAATGGTTCGGGCCAAATAAGTGCCGATAGTGGAGGCTTTGGGTCTCCTTGGCTCAGACATCCTACAGATTATGATATGGGGAATACCCCTAGTGATTCAGAATACCGAAACTATCCAGGAGATTATCCCGGCCCCGGAGCGACTGGTAGTAATCCTTATTCTCTTATAGCTCCAGTAGGTAGTGAAGATGTGTCTTCCCCAAAATCAAACATTTTATTTCAGAAAGACGCTATAGTTACTTGTATTTCGTGTCATAGGGCTCATGGGACACCTTATAAACATAATTTACGGTGGGATTATTATGGATGGCCACAAACAACATCAATTAATGGTTGTAATGCCTGCCATACGGCCAAAAATTAAATTTGGTCTATTGGTTTTAGGCGCAGTTCTTCTGAGTGTTTCACTATGTTGGGCGGGAAAATATCTGGATTCTGCCCATGGCGATAAAGTATATGGTGTAAAACAAATTGATCTTTCTGATTACGCCATAGGCAACTGTGGTCATTGTCATTGGCAACATGGGTCTATAAATGGAAACACTAGGGGGCCTTTTCCTTTTGCTTTATTTGCAACCAACTTTAATATGGCCGCTACTCAGGTACCTTATAATGTTTCTGATAATATATGTTTTTTATGTCATAGTAATTCTTCAATTCAAGTAAACGGTATACAAAACTTTGATTATAGTAAAACTTTTGGAGGAGCTTCAAATTCTAATATTTCTTCTATTTTAGAAAGTTTTAATTTGAAAAACTTATATTCTTCCGCTTCATATCATAATCTTAAAGACATATATAATTTTGCTATTAATCAGCAATGGTCTTTTTTTAAAGAAAAGTCTAATCCCTGTGTAGCTTGTCATAATCCTCATCTAGCTAAGCGTATTAAAGCTTATCCTTCAAGTCCTGGTTCTTATACGGCGGTATCTTTACCTATTGAAAAGAATATTTCTACTAGAAAAGAATCACACTATACTCTTTGGGGAGATGATTTAGATGAGCGAATGTCTAATTTTTATCCTGGACGTTATCAGGCTCCCTATTATTATGGATCTACAAATACTTACGAGCCAGGTGGAACTAATACGTACGACGGATCAAATCTTCCAGATTATGCTACTTTTTGTATCGCCTGTCACAATCAATATAATGAAATTTATAGTACCGAATTAGGTCGTAATCTTCGTAAGATTGACTGGGTTTCAGAAGGTGGTGACAATATATCAACTGTTCCATATCCTGATAAACATGGAAAAAACTCAGCCACAGGTAGTGTACATTTAAGAGAGCCATACCAATCTTCCTCTTTGGGTATATCTATAGGTTTTGTTACTTCTTGTACAGATTGTCACGAGCCTCACGGTTCACCTAATCCTTATCTACTTCGGACTCAAGTAAATGGGGTCTTAATTACCCAGTCTTTAGTAGGTGATATTGGAAATGAAATAGGTTATTTTTGCCGAGCGTGTCACAAAGATGATGCTACTTTTGGATATACAACCGAAATAAATACATGGGAATATATTCACCACGATAGCCCAGACGCTCCTTATCCAGAACATAAGTGTAGTTACTGTCATGGTCCAGGGGGGCCGAGGAAACCACCTATTCCTTGTTTGAATTGTCATAAACACGGTTCTAAAGACAATTGGGCACCAATATATAAAACGGGGAGGATATGTTTTTAAGAATTTTTTTAATATTATTATTTGTTTTGTCATTTACTGTAGTTCCTTGTCATGCTTCCAGGTTAAATTTTTTCTTAAATATAGTTAATCCTACATCTGATAACATAGTTTTAAAAATTAAAAATATTTCAGTTTCTGTCAACAATGAAACTCATGTTTTACGAGACTTTCCTCAAACAATATCTTCTAGAGTTAATTTTGGACAAACCTTTTTAGGGTGGATTTCTTTTGAAAAAGGAATAATTTCTCAAGTAACTCTAGTATTAGATGAAGTATCTATTAATGATAAAGTTTTACCTATAGAAAAAACAAAAATTACTTTGCCAGTAGATTATAAAATATCATCCAAGAAAAGTGTCTGTTTTTTTGTTTTATGGGATGTTAAAGCTTCTTTAAAGTCTAAAAAGTTTATACCTATTTTTTCTTTAAATATTCAAAGAG from Thermodesulfatator indicus DSM 15286 harbors:
- a CDS encoding NHL repeat containing protein, producing MCRMSQKLLIILCTLFFISLVFKIEKAFSYKFHYQFSLLKDTDNSSLKQPLSVFVDTKVKRIYVSDAARNRLISYDFAGSPLKEFTAAGQLKGPIFMVKDSSGCLWIIERPLNVLTFVDLKAKKFKRRLLKYKNFTLLPARLALWRNHLFVLDQFSGLIYLVDTNLIEANKIIGLPKLKDFKGFIDIKVKKNRLFALENGGKRLFAFDLNKGTQQILYLKGANSVLPVSFDIDDHNNIYLLDRDLKKILVFSSKGIFRKSFLKEGFRMGQVRYPSYLVISGSRLYIVDEGNGRIDIWGL
- a CDS encoding cytochrome c3 family protein encodes the protein MDGHKQHQLMVVMPAIRPKIKFGLLVLGAVLLSVSLCWAGKYLDSAHGDKVYGVKQIDLSDYAIGNCGHCHWQHGSINGNTRGPFPFALFATNFNMAATQVPYNVSDNICFLCHSNSSIQVNGIQNFDYSKTFGGASNSNISSILESFNLKNLYSSASYHNLKDIYNFAINQQWSFFKEKSNPCVACHNPHLAKRIKAYPSSPGSYTAVSLPIEKNISTRKESHYTLWGDDLDERMSNFYPGRYQAPYYYGSTNTYEPGGTNTYDGSNLPDYATFCIACHNQYNEIYSTELGRNLRKIDWVSEGGDNISTVPYPDKHGKNSATGSVHLREPYQSSSLGISIGFVTSCTDCHEPHGSPNPYLLRTQVNGVLITQSLVGDIGNEIGYFCRACHKDDATFGYTTEINTWEYIHHDSPDAPYPEHKCSYCHGPGGPRKPPIPCLNCHKHGSKDNWAPIYKTGRICF
- a CDS encoding cytochrome c3 family protein; translation: MFFIIIINIFVLLYPSSGLSKIKSGLPCSACHTMHYSQHGGILTNWGESGPYKALVINDCLGCHTGTNDGTNYIPYVLSTSPPDYSNAGISGNTLAGGNFYWVSQGQEDRGHNVKPFPPDSVYGYTPPGGSPLSTQLSCAGANGCHGDRSKQGDFEAILGAHHADDDIIDGNTVGTSYRFLLGIKGYEDPKWEYKPDVFSHNQYKGVDRISETEIDSSTISYFCAQCHGDFHNGSGQISADSGGFGSPWLRHPTDYDMGNTPSDSEYRNYPGDYPGPGATGSNPYSLIAPVGSEDVSSPKSNILFQKDAIVTCISCHRAHGTPYKHNLRWDYYGWPQTTSINGCNACHTAKN